The proteins below come from a single Balaenoptera acutorostrata chromosome 2, mBalAcu1.1, whole genome shotgun sequence genomic window:
- the CDK7 gene encoding cyclin-dependent kinase 7 isoform X3, with product MAVDVKSRAKRYEKLDFLGEGQFATVYKARDKNTNQIVAIKKIKLGHRSEAKDGINRTALREIKLLQELSHPNIIGLLDAFGHKSNISLVFDFMETDLEVIIKDNSLVLTPSHIKAYMLMTLQGLEYLHQHWILHRDLKPNNLLLDENGVLKLADFGLAKSFGSPNRAYTHQVVTRWYRAPELLFGARMYGVGVDMWAVGCILAELLLRVPFLPGDSDLDQLTRIFETLGTPTEEQWPDMCSLPDFVTFKSFPGIPLQHIFIAAGDDLLDLIQGLFLFNPCTRITATQALKTKYFSNRPGPTPGCQLPRPNCPVDALKEQSNPAMATKRKRTEALEQGGLPKKLIF from the exons AAAACTGGACTTCCTCGGGGAGGGACAG TTTGCCACGGTTTACAAGGCCAGAGACAAGAACACCAACCAAATTGTCGCCATTAAGAAA ATCAAACTTGGACATAGATCAGAAGCTAAAGATG GTATAAATAGAACAGCTTTAAGAGAGATAAAATTATTACAGGAGCTAAGTCATCCAAATATAATTGGT CTCCTTGATGCTTTTGGACATAAATCTAATATTAGCCTTGTCTTTGATTTTATGGAAACTGACCTAGAG GTTATAATAAAAGATAACAGTCTTGTGCTGACACCATCACACATCAAAGCCTACATGTTGATGACTCTTCAAGGATTAGAATATTTACATCAACATTGGATTCTACATAGG GACCTAAAACCAAACAACTTGTTGCTAGATGAAAATGGAGTTCTAAAACTGGCAGATTTTGGCCTGGCCAAATCATTTGGGAGCCCCAATAGAGCTTATACACATCAGGTTGTAACCAG gTGGTATCGGGCCCCTGAGCTACTATTTGGAGCTAGAATGTATGGTGTAGGTGTGGACATGTGGGCTGTTGGCTGTATATTAGCAGAGTTGCTCCTAAGG GTTCCTTTTTTGCCAGGAGATTCAGACCTTGATCAACTAACAAGAATATTTGAAACTTTGGGCACACCAACTGAAGAACAGTGGCCT gaCATGTGTAGTCTTCCAGATTTCGTGACATTTAAGAGTTTCCCTGGAATCCCGTTACAGCATATCTTCATTGCAGCAGGAGATGACTTGCTAGATCTTATACAAGGCTTATTCTTATTTAATCCGTGTACTCGAATTACAGCCACACAG GCATTGAAAACTAAGTATTTCAGTAATCGGCCAGGGCCAACACCTGGATGTCAGCTGCCAAGACCAAACTGTCCAGTGGATGCTTTAAAGGAGCAGTCCAATCCAGCGATGGCAACAAAACGGAAGAGAACAGAGGCCTTGGAACAAG GAGGATTACCCAAGAAGCTAATTTTTTAG
- the CDK7 gene encoding cyclin-dependent kinase 7 isoform X5 → MKNWTSSGRDSLPRFTRPETRTPTKLSPLRKSNLDIDQKLKMLLDAFGHKSNISLVFDFMETDLEVIIKDNSLVLTPSHIKAYMLMTLQGLEYLHQHWILHRDLKPNNLLLDENGVLKLADFGLAKSFGSPNRAYTHQVVTRWYRAPELLFGARMYGVGVDMWAVGCILAELLLRVPFLPGDSDLDQLTRIFETLGTPTEEQWPDMCSLPDFVTFKSFPGIPLQHIFIAAGDDLLDLIQGLFLFNPCTRITATQALKTKYFSNRPGPTPGCQLPRPNCPVDALKEQSNPAMATKRKRTEALEQGGLPKKLIF, encoded by the exons AAAACTGGACTTCCTCGGGGAGGGACAG TTTGCCACGGTTTACAAGGCCAGAGACAAGAACACCAACCAAATTGTCGCCATTAAGAAA ATCAAACTTGGACATAGATCAGAAGCTAAAGATG CTCCTTGATGCTTTTGGACATAAATCTAATATTAGCCTTGTCTTTGATTTTATGGAAACTGACCTAGAG GTTATAATAAAAGATAACAGTCTTGTGCTGACACCATCACACATCAAAGCCTACATGTTGATGACTCTTCAAGGATTAGAATATTTACATCAACATTGGATTCTACATAGG GACCTAAAACCAAACAACTTGTTGCTAGATGAAAATGGAGTTCTAAAACTGGCAGATTTTGGCCTGGCCAAATCATTTGGGAGCCCCAATAGAGCTTATACACATCAGGTTGTAACCAG gTGGTATCGGGCCCCTGAGCTACTATTTGGAGCTAGAATGTATGGTGTAGGTGTGGACATGTGGGCTGTTGGCTGTATATTAGCAGAGTTGCTCCTAAGG GTTCCTTTTTTGCCAGGAGATTCAGACCTTGATCAACTAACAAGAATATTTGAAACTTTGGGCACACCAACTGAAGAACAGTGGCCT gaCATGTGTAGTCTTCCAGATTTCGTGACATTTAAGAGTTTCCCTGGAATCCCGTTACAGCATATCTTCATTGCAGCAGGAGATGACTTGCTAGATCTTATACAAGGCTTATTCTTATTTAATCCGTGTACTCGAATTACAGCCACACAG GCATTGAAAACTAAGTATTTCAGTAATCGGCCAGGGCCAACACCTGGATGTCAGCTGCCAAGACCAAACTGTCCAGTGGATGCTTTAAAGGAGCAGTCCAATCCAGCGATGGCAACAAAACGGAAGAGAACAGAGGCCTTGGAACAAG GAGGATTACCCAAGAAGCTAATTTTTTAG
- the CDK7 gene encoding cyclin-dependent kinase 7 isoform X1, producing the protein MAVDVKSRAKRYEKLDFLGEGQFATVYKARDKNTNQIVAIKKIKLGHRSEAKDGINRTALREIKLLQELSHPNIIGLLDAFGHKSNISLVFDFMETDLEVIIKDNSLVLTPSHIKAYMLMTLQGLEYLHQHWILHRDLKPNNLLLDENGVLKLADFGLAKSFGSPNRAYTHQVVTRWYRAPELLFGARMYGVGVDMWAVGCILAELLLRVPFLPGDSDLDQLTRIFETLGTPTEEQWPDMCSLPDFVTFKSFPGIPLQHIFIAAGDDLLDLIQGLFLFNPCTRITATQALKTKYFSNRPGPTPGCQLPRPNCPVDALKEQSNPAMATKRKRTEALEQDDNHSDRCEVMSHCGFDWHFPDD; encoded by the exons AAAACTGGACTTCCTCGGGGAGGGACAG TTTGCCACGGTTTACAAGGCCAGAGACAAGAACACCAACCAAATTGTCGCCATTAAGAAA ATCAAACTTGGACATAGATCAGAAGCTAAAGATG GTATAAATAGAACAGCTTTAAGAGAGATAAAATTATTACAGGAGCTAAGTCATCCAAATATAATTGGT CTCCTTGATGCTTTTGGACATAAATCTAATATTAGCCTTGTCTTTGATTTTATGGAAACTGACCTAGAG GTTATAATAAAAGATAACAGTCTTGTGCTGACACCATCACACATCAAAGCCTACATGTTGATGACTCTTCAAGGATTAGAATATTTACATCAACATTGGATTCTACATAGG GACCTAAAACCAAACAACTTGTTGCTAGATGAAAATGGAGTTCTAAAACTGGCAGATTTTGGCCTGGCCAAATCATTTGGGAGCCCCAATAGAGCTTATACACATCAGGTTGTAACCAG gTGGTATCGGGCCCCTGAGCTACTATTTGGAGCTAGAATGTATGGTGTAGGTGTGGACATGTGGGCTGTTGGCTGTATATTAGCAGAGTTGCTCCTAAGG GTTCCTTTTTTGCCAGGAGATTCAGACCTTGATCAACTAACAAGAATATTTGAAACTTTGGGCACACCAACTGAAGAACAGTGGCCT gaCATGTGTAGTCTTCCAGATTTCGTGACATTTAAGAGTTTCCCTGGAATCCCGTTACAGCATATCTTCATTGCAGCAGGAGATGACTTGCTAGATCTTATACAAGGCTTATTCTTATTTAATCCGTGTACTCGAATTACAGCCACACAG GCATTGAAAACTAAGTATTTCAGTAATCGGCCAGGGCCAACACCTGGATGTCAGCTGCCAAGACCAAACTGTCCAGTGGATGCTTTAAAGGAGCAGTCCAATCCAGCGATGGCAACAAAACGGAAGAGAACAGAGGCCTTGGAACAAG atgacaaccattctgacaggtgtgaggtgatgtctcattgtggttttgattggcatttccctgatgattag
- the CDK7 gene encoding cyclin-dependent kinase 7 isoform X4, with protein MKNWTSSGRDSLPRFTRPETRTPTKLSPLRKSNLDIDQKLKMLLDAFGHKSNISLVFDFMETDLEVIIKDNSLVLTPSHIKAYMLMTLQGLEYLHQHWILHRDLKPNNLLLDENGVLKLADFGLAKSFGSPNRAYTHQVVTRWYRAPELLFGARMYGVGVDMWAVGCILAELLLRVPFLPGDSDLDQLTRIFETLGTPTEEQWPDMCSLPDFVTFKSFPGIPLQHIFIAAGDDLLDLIQGLFLFNPCTRITATQALKTKYFSNRPGPTPGCQLPRPNCPVDALKEQSNPAMATKRKRTEALEQDDNHSDRCEVMSHCGFDWHFPDD; from the exons AAAACTGGACTTCCTCGGGGAGGGACAG TTTGCCACGGTTTACAAGGCCAGAGACAAGAACACCAACCAAATTGTCGCCATTAAGAAA ATCAAACTTGGACATAGATCAGAAGCTAAAGATG CTCCTTGATGCTTTTGGACATAAATCTAATATTAGCCTTGTCTTTGATTTTATGGAAACTGACCTAGAG GTTATAATAAAAGATAACAGTCTTGTGCTGACACCATCACACATCAAAGCCTACATGTTGATGACTCTTCAAGGATTAGAATATTTACATCAACATTGGATTCTACATAGG GACCTAAAACCAAACAACTTGTTGCTAGATGAAAATGGAGTTCTAAAACTGGCAGATTTTGGCCTGGCCAAATCATTTGGGAGCCCCAATAGAGCTTATACACATCAGGTTGTAACCAG gTGGTATCGGGCCCCTGAGCTACTATTTGGAGCTAGAATGTATGGTGTAGGTGTGGACATGTGGGCTGTTGGCTGTATATTAGCAGAGTTGCTCCTAAGG GTTCCTTTTTTGCCAGGAGATTCAGACCTTGATCAACTAACAAGAATATTTGAAACTTTGGGCACACCAACTGAAGAACAGTGGCCT gaCATGTGTAGTCTTCCAGATTTCGTGACATTTAAGAGTTTCCCTGGAATCCCGTTACAGCATATCTTCATTGCAGCAGGAGATGACTTGCTAGATCTTATACAAGGCTTATTCTTATTTAATCCGTGTACTCGAATTACAGCCACACAG GCATTGAAAACTAAGTATTTCAGTAATCGGCCAGGGCCAACACCTGGATGTCAGCTGCCAAGACCAAACTGTCCAGTGGATGCTTTAAAGGAGCAGTCCAATCCAGCGATGGCAACAAAACGGAAGAGAACAGAGGCCTTGGAACAAG atgacaaccattctgacaggtgtgaggtgatgtctcattgtggttttgattggcatttccctgatgattag
- the CDK7 gene encoding cyclin-dependent kinase 7 isoform X2, translating into MAVDVKSRAKRYEKLDFLGEGQFATVYKARDKNTNQIVAIKKIKLGHRSEAKDGINRTALREIKLLQELSHPNIIGLLDAFGHKSNISLVFDFMETDLEVIIKDNSLVLTPSHIKAYMLMTLQGLEYLHQHWILHRDLKPNNLLLDENGVLKLADFGLAKSFGSPNRAYTHQVVTRWYRAPELLFGARMYGVGVDMWAVGCILAELLLRVPFLPGDSDLDQLTRIFETLGTPTEEQWPDMCSLPDFVTFKSFPGIPLQHIFIAAGDDLLDLIQGLFLFNPCTRITATQALKTKYFSNRPGPTPGCQLPRPNCPVDALKEQSNPAMATKRKRTEALEQGSVLFSEVEL; encoded by the exons AAAACTGGACTTCCTCGGGGAGGGACAG TTTGCCACGGTTTACAAGGCCAGAGACAAGAACACCAACCAAATTGTCGCCATTAAGAAA ATCAAACTTGGACATAGATCAGAAGCTAAAGATG GTATAAATAGAACAGCTTTAAGAGAGATAAAATTATTACAGGAGCTAAGTCATCCAAATATAATTGGT CTCCTTGATGCTTTTGGACATAAATCTAATATTAGCCTTGTCTTTGATTTTATGGAAACTGACCTAGAG GTTATAATAAAAGATAACAGTCTTGTGCTGACACCATCACACATCAAAGCCTACATGTTGATGACTCTTCAAGGATTAGAATATTTACATCAACATTGGATTCTACATAGG GACCTAAAACCAAACAACTTGTTGCTAGATGAAAATGGAGTTCTAAAACTGGCAGATTTTGGCCTGGCCAAATCATTTGGGAGCCCCAATAGAGCTTATACACATCAGGTTGTAACCAG gTGGTATCGGGCCCCTGAGCTACTATTTGGAGCTAGAATGTATGGTGTAGGTGTGGACATGTGGGCTGTTGGCTGTATATTAGCAGAGTTGCTCCTAAGG GTTCCTTTTTTGCCAGGAGATTCAGACCTTGATCAACTAACAAGAATATTTGAAACTTTGGGCACACCAACTGAAGAACAGTGGCCT gaCATGTGTAGTCTTCCAGATTTCGTGACATTTAAGAGTTTCCCTGGAATCCCGTTACAGCATATCTTCATTGCAGCAGGAGATGACTTGCTAGATCTTATACAAGGCTTATTCTTATTTAATCCGTGTACTCGAATTACAGCCACACAG GCATTGAAAACTAAGTATTTCAGTAATCGGCCAGGGCCAACACCTGGATGTCAGCTGCCAAGACCAAACTGTCCAGTGGATGCTTTAAAGGAGCAGTCCAATCCAGCGATGGCAACAAAACGGAAGAGAACAGAGGCCTTGGAACAAG GGAGCGTCCTCTTTTCAGAGGTGGAGCTTTAA